From Podospora bellae-mahoneyi strain CBS 112042 chromosome 3, whole genome shotgun sequence, the proteins below share one genomic window:
- a CDS encoding hypothetical protein (EggNog:ENOG503P6MQ; COG:S): MALLLALYVLLIITLTGIAIYQHHTSTTLSLPLSPTLTILTILLPLLSLLTTSLTFFSSSHPRKPLPPLLSNALQLLLTIILSTLFGATLTSPYLPCTLQTTWRSLWTSHSATPIRTIQDSLSCCGFKSTKDMAWPFPSSGNNGDVSSCEKQFNRHTPCAGPWEDALNKTTGVELGVVVVAGVVQLLSLVVFKTQRRGGQGRKVWLARVVEIFTGQDDEGQGRRPLLTGGRSHSEEGRYIDRGVEEEEEQGGHGNGNGYGGTSSSAQTQTQPDDNNSRGGPRVEVSHHDPWAGAERV; the protein is encoded by the exons AtggccctcctcctcgccctctaCGTCCTG CTAATCATCACTCTCACCGGCATCGCCAT CtaccaacaccacacaagcaccaccctctccctccccctctcccccaccctcacaatcctcaccatcctcctccccctcctctccctcctcaccacctccctaaccttcttctcctcctcccacccccgcaaacccctccccccccttttatCCAAcgctctccagctcctcctcaccatcatcttgtcCACCCTGTTCGGCGCCACCCTCACATCCCCCTATCTCCCCTGCACCCTCCAAACAACCTGGCGATCCCTCTGGACATCCCACTCCGCCACCCCCATCCGCACGATTCAagactccctctcctgctgcgGCTTCAAATCAACCAAGGACATGGCCTGGCCTTTTCCCTCGAGCGGCAACAACGGCGATGTTTCCAGCTGTGAGAAGCAGTTCAACCGGCACACACCCTGCGCTGGACCGTGGGAAGACGCCCTGAACAAAACGACCGGGGTGGAgctgggtgttgttgtggtaGCCGGGGTTGTTCAGCTTCTTTCACTGGTGGTGTTTAAAACAcagcggaggggggggcAAGGGAGAAAGGTgtggttggcgagggtggtggagattttTACTGGACAGGACGATGAAGGACAGGGGAGACGGCCGCTTTtgacgggggggaggagtcaCAGTGAGGAAGGGAGGTATATTGACaggggagtggaggaggaggaggagcagggtgGTCACGGAAATGGCAATGGCTATGGAGGGACCTCAAGCTCAGCCCAGACACAAACACAACCAGACGACAATAACAGCCGTGGTGGACCAAGGGTCGAGGTCTCCCATCATGACCCCTGGGCCGGGGCGGAGAGGGTCTAA
- a CDS encoding hypothetical protein (EggNog:ENOG503P389), whose amino-acid sequence MARNKPRLYVALYARGGAARMPGGEDRYHWALITGPKREADASRGKRYHAKEPRPGVWEYSEQNTGTASTLMILVRIRTAKGKNMVRLEQVLRSVPIRVGQPGWNCVEWVREALSARAGDGKALGTSRIDWQTVRVTAMRYLRQKAAEHRFDGRTRPGQIKLLHVFACSLRHHYSIPSSYFHALIFLSRRAHIEFSSSFCLSSIPLAR is encoded by the exons ATGGCCCGAAATAAACCCCGTCTGTATGTGGCATTGTATGCCAGAGGAGGTGCTGCCAGGATGCCAGGAGGCGAGGACAG ATATCACTGGGCCCTGATCACCGGCCCCAAGCGAGAAGCCGATGCTTCTCGCGGGAAACGATACCATGCCAAAGAGCCACGACCAGGAGTGTGGGAGTACAGCGAACAAAACACTGGCACCGCATCCACCCTCATGATCCTGGTCCGTATCCGTACCGCCAAAGGCAAGAACATGGTCCGGCTCGAACAAGTACTGCGGAGTGTACCCATTAGGGTTGGGCAGCCGGGTTGGAACTGCGTGGAGTGGGTCAGAGAGGCGTTGTCGGCCCGGGCCGGAGACGGGAAGGCCCTCGGGACTTCCAGGATTGACTGGCAGACTGTGAGGGTCACGGCGATGCGGTATTTGCGGCAAAAGGCAGCTGAGCACCGGTTTGATGGCAGAACCAGGCCGGGCCAGATCAAACTTTTACATGTTTTCGCCTGCTCGCTACGCCACCATTATTCTATCCCGAGCTCATATTTCCACGCACTTATATTCCTCTCTCGCAGAGCCCATATTGAGTTCTCAAGCTCCTTTTGTCTCTCCTCAATCCCCTTGGCAAGATGA